Below is a window of Perca fluviatilis chromosome 14, GENO_Pfluv_1.0, whole genome shotgun sequence DNA.
GCACTAGTGGAGCAAACACACCTTAGTCTATACTGTAGGTGCGAACTGAGAAGTACTGATGTAAAGACATCCTGCCTGAAACCGCACAGACGCCTGACATCTCTCTTTACCGTTACCTGCAGAGAGCTTCTTATATCTCTGGGGTTTGTGGCAGCATGtacgaaaaaaacaacaacctacaAAGAATGTTCTGTGGTAACTTTGGCCTTCTGTATGTACTGGACATGTGATGTCAAAGGTGCAGGGCTGGTTAGAATAATGGAAAGTCTCAGAGTAGCTAAGCCAAGCAGCACAGCAGAGGTGTGAGTGTAGTTCTTTCAAGTTGTGCAACAAGTGGTATGACAGTGGAAATCAGTGAATCTCTCCGGCAGTCAGAAGAcaagtgttttattttcatttttttcagtggaAGAGCTGAGCTTTTTCAAGGCAAGGctttataattatttaatttgcTGAAATCATAAGCTTTAAAGTTTCGGGAAAATTCAAATGACCCTTTTGTCAAATGTCTTGGTACACAGAAACAAAGTACAGACACGTGTCCAGCTCTACTGCTTTACACTGGATTACACGCATTCAGTCATGGTGCTGTCCCTCTGTCTTCTTGATGTGTTGCCGCTGTGATCCCTTAAAGCGCGTAATGAAGGTTGTCTGCGTCTTCGCGTAACTGGtgacaaaatataaaatggtTCATCACTATTATTAAAGATACAGCCCAAGAGGGATGTGAAACACGGCAGGTGTCATGAATGGATAGAAAATGATACTTACCGCTATGTTGGGAGTAGAAGTCGCTGAAAATGTGACATTACATTCTGGTTGTGATACACAAAATGAAAGCcatgttatttaaatgaaatatgcACTCCAATACTTGCAGTCAGATTTAAAGAGTAACAGTTACCTGTACATTGGCAGCTTCTTTTGTTCACCTTGTACACTGAGAAAGCCAGCAAAACACTCAGGATGGTGGTGAATGCTAAAGCTGCACTCAATAAATAAACCCAGACAGGAGAGTCCACCTCATCTGTAGAGAGACGGACACCAGGAGATATTAGAGCTTTTAGATGTCTTCTCAAAGTTGACTATAGGAtaggtgtgtattttttttcaattatgtCTTATATACATAACCATGCTGCCATTCCCATTTGTACATTGAAAAGTTATTGGTTATTTTTCCTCCTAGTGTGCTAGCCACAAAGAGATCTCTTCAGTCATTTTGATGTAATGAATAGTGGACAGAAACACTTCAGCAGTGCGACTTAGACAAAACAAAGTGGGTATCTTCCAAATACAATACTTGATGCCGACATGCCGATTGAAATACATATTGGACAGTTTACCTCCAGTGAAGAATCCTTCAGGTACAAAATCCCTTGTTTATCTTCCAATATTAATTGTTTTAGTAAAAAAATCCCATCTTTGGGTTTCCATGGAAATTATTTCCATGCTGAGCTGTGGCGAAGAGATACTTGCTAGAGAAGTGTAGGCATGTTGGATGCAAAACACCAGCAATATTCTTTTCATGCAATGCCACTTGATCAGGCTAACTCAGAATGCTGAAGCCTCATGATGGCTTGGGCTAAACTTTGGAATATGTGCACGAAACAAGGACTGTAGATTTTGTCCCCTATCTCCCACTGTGGAGTAGCACTAAGGAACCGCTTCATGGTCAGTAAAGACATGAAGACAGTATAATGATTACAGTGAGCAGTAATTCCCAATGCCTGCATTTGAGTATTGTAAGAAAGACTTAAAAAATACACTTAGAAAGTTACTAACCTTCTAAGTCCAGCTTGGTCCCGTCTCCAAACAGAATGTATCCACATGAGGCAACAGCACAGTAGTAAGTCTCATGAGAAAGATTCAGACTCTTCATCGGCAGGTTGTAgacacaggtgtgtgtttgtgtgttgggttTCCTCTCACACTGATCAGTCCTGCCTCCATGGGTGTAAATGAGTCCTGGCTGAGATTCTTCAGAGTTCTTGAACCAGTAAACACTGTGTTCTCCATTACAGGTCCCAGTGTGTACTGTACAGTTGAGAGTCACAGAGCCTCCTGGCTGGATGCTCTCAGATGAAGACTGATGGACCGTAGCTGGGACGTTTAAACCTGAACCTTTTACGTTGACTGTAGTACCCTCACAAAATTCAAAGTCATATAAGTTGCTCCCAACGCAGTAGTAAGTCGCTGAGTCTGAAATTTGCAGATCTGAAACCTTCAAGTGATATTTATCCTTTACTTTGGTCAGTGAGAAGCGTGGATTGTTGTTGAATTCATCTTGAAAGGTTCCATCATCATTATGCCTATAGAACGTAGACATCAGCTTTGGTTTCTGTCCCAGAGTTTGCTTATACCAGTGATACATCACTGCCATTGCATCATCGTCACAGACGCATGGCAAAGTCACACTTTCCCCAGCATTAGGTGAGTAAAAATGTAATGAAGACGGTTTGGAAGTTGTCATGTGAGCTGAGGAGAAAATGAGACAAAGCAAATACACAAGTTCATTTGAAATGTAATGCTAGTATGCTGTTGTGATCtgtattacagaatgcatggaaACATATGGTTATAGTTTAAAGTAAACCACAGGCAATAGAAAAACAACTTACCCATATTTGCCCACGAACAGACATGTGAAATACAAAGCAAAGTTCGGAGGTGTCATCGTGCTTCAAATGCTGTGCGGAATGACTTGAACTCTGTACGTTCTCCACTCTTCACAGAGAAGGCTGTGTTTGATTGGCCAATCAGATTGGGAAACAGTGAACACAAGTTCATTGGCCCCCCCACATTGGCAATGGTGTTCTCATCCACAACAACAGTAATGACAACATGATGCTTGAACCTGACCTTGATCATTGAAACATAAATCACATATTGTGTATATACAATGAGGCCCATGTCTACTAACATTTAAAGATATTGTGACTGATTTACTGCATGTGGGCAAAATACTAACTGTTGTAACTGCTTATCATTGCTTATTGGGAACTACTTGCCACATAAACATAGGCATACAGCATTGGAGGGAACAATTTTCAAGTTATTCAAGAACATTTACCCCAATTTCAAATGTTATTCCTCTGacattctgctgtttgattcACAGTTAGTGGCTTTTTCCATGGTCCAAACACAAAGTCAGTAATCACTGGTGTTGGAAGAGACCATTTAGCATCAAATGTAAGGCTTACCGGTCATTTACAACTAGAACTAGACGATGACTGTTCAATATTCTACATTGGGGTCTACTAAAAATGTACAGCATGCAGGGTTTGACATGTGAAAGTGTGTTCACATAGATAGGTACATACTAGTGATGCACGGGTCAGAGTTCTTTAACACCCGCACTCACCCAACCCGTTATGAGATCCAATCCACACTGCCCAACCCGTCAGAAAAAGGATCACTTTTGTGATTTGGCAACATATAGTTGAAAATGTAAAATccgcaaaaaaaataaatcaaaactgacaaaaaagaaagaaataaatgtataaaataataaactaagcAATGTACATAAAGGTGCATAATGTTCATCCCAACTTGTTTGCAATGTCTTCCTTGGTGACTATGTAAGTAACCACACAGAGACATTGCTGATTGGCTGACCGTTGACAGTTAAGGAAGTACGCTACACATATGTGTGAACTCCTGCAGGCCATGAATTAAGGAAAGCTTCACTCTCAGGGGGAGTACAAGTTAACATAAGATGCTACTCTGCTATTTTACTTCCCATTGCATCATTGCAGCGTTAACCACTCCCTCTTTTCTTTGTGTGATTATCTGCATTTAAGACATGAGTCTCATTTCACACAGCTGAATGCTCGTTTGCTCTCGGCTTCTGTCTGAGCCGCTGCACGCTGTGGCCCGCTGGCCACAGGCCGCTCTTCCTGTGTTCAAGTATAGGACTGAAGTTTCCACCAGCGGAAACCTGTTCTCACTAGTTCAAACATGATGCACCACAGGAGTCAGAACAACAGTCAAATGCAGAGAGCTGGCAACTTTAAAGGTTGCACCCTCCGCTTAAGGGTATAAATAGACCAGAGGGGATTTCTGAGCATGTTCTACCTGTGTCTGCAATGCTGTGTATTacagtttgtttgcttttcttttggCACACACTCAATTCCTTTTGCAGCCTAGACTGCACGTTTGACACCAAAGTGTCCAGCTgaacctctttttttcttcacatacagtactgtagttTGATTCTTTTGTGTTGTAAGCTCTGCTCTTTCTGTTTGATGTCTTTTGAGAAGCTTCCAGtgggtgaatgaaaggctctcTAACTCCAGAGTAATGTCAAGCAATGTGACTTTGCAACTTCTCACTTACTTTATTCTGTTGCTAGCATAAATAGTAACTGTTTACTTTTGTCTTTCTTTAGACAAACTCGCCCCTGGTGACGTCCTCACTTATTCAGTGAagcactaatatttaaaaaaaagctgtcacagtcagaatcagatttattggTATGACATATGTGTATACATACAAGGAATATGATTTTCGTTTGCTTTAAatgtacataaaacatgaacaaagcTGGACAAAGGTTCCCTTACATACAACAATGGCATTTGTAAGACTGTAGTGCAATAGAGCAGAGTGCAAGGGGTGCTGGAATAATCGAACATGTTCCCTTCTATCGTCTTTTGTCTACTTCTGTTTATACTATGCTATGCTACATTAAAGGGCCAGCTTGCTTAAATTACAATCACACATTCTTCCAGCCACCCCAACAGTATGCAATGTAGTTTGGGTTTTATCTGCTTGGACTTTAAATTACGCAGATATATAATTCATGGTGCTACCTATGTGAAGGGgaaatatcattttttttgtgttgctaAAAGCTTTGAAACATAAGTTTTGTTATTCCACAGATCTAGTTGTTCACAACTTTACAACAACTTTATTGGAACTGTTTTACTTTATGGAAAGTTTCATGGACGTGCTGATGgttgattaaaaagtcattgaAGCCCAAATAATTTTGTTTATTACAATACAGTACAGCATTCATTCCATATTCCTGCCTGACAAATTCGGCCTCTGCAATTGATTTAGTTATTTCTTCAGGGAAAGCATGCCCAACAATAAATGTTTACTGAATTATAACACTTTATTAATTACATGTCACAGAAGTATGTTATTGGATTTGGCACATTCAAGTCCTCAGTATTTAAATGTAGGATATTTTGAGCTGCAAAGATGTGAAGTGGCTGAGTCATAAGGGTCGCATGGCACAGGGGGCCTCGCTGCCCTGGGGGCCTCGCTGCCCCTGGGGGCCTCGCATCTCCCTGGTTTGcaataatgcatttttttttttttgtacattcaATAATTTTTTATGCCTGTTCTTGACTCGATGTGCTCTgactttatttatctttttcattTAAGATGTAACAATGTTACCACGGTTAGATCAGGCGCCCAGCCAGAGTGCGAGCAGGGAGAAACAGCTACAGGAGAGCGCAACCGATTTTGCAAACATGATCGGGtgttaagaaaaaaacacataaaaaacaataacttgCTAATGAGGGCAATATTTATTGGACATATTTAGCTACTCtggtgaaacaaaacaaaacgtccCGTGATCCTGTATCATAAGTGCTGCAAATCCAGCATGGTACGTCGGACGCTATATAAAGCTGTAGAAAGAACATGAAGTGACCTGTAGCTGGGCTGCCATTCCATAGATCAGACGGCTTATTATTTTGATCTAAATAGTCTGGAATCTCTCTTAACACCAGAATACAAACACAACTATCTTTGACAATGCCTTACATCTATTTTGGTACgtatttcagcaccatggacagttcCACGGTACGTCCACATTTAACACAGCAAGGCacatgtgaacacacacacacacacacacacacacacacacacacacacacacacacacacacacacacacacacacagaggatatGACTATATAGCTGTTGTAATTAAGTGTCATCCCCGGGTGTGGGTTGACAGTGATTCTTGTGCATGCATGGTATATGTCAACAAGTAGGACCTCGCACGTTAAGTTCGCACAGGGCCTCGCACCACGCTTTGCACCCCACCTGCGCCGGCTCTGGGCTGAGTGCAGCATTAACTATAGTCATGCCAGTGGCAGACTTCTTTATATTTCATACAGATAAAGCGGTCTTTGGTCATATTTCAAACTtgtgtaaatatatacatttaggCATTCCTACTCCTTCAGTCTTCATTCTCCCTGGTTTGTCTGTCTTCCCACCTGTCGGTTCTGTTGACAGTATCTGATGTTAGAATAAACTACAGAGTCTCCACAGTAGTTCCCTCTAGCTTGTCTGGTGGGGAAGCATCTAGGGGCCGAACACACAGCTGCATAGGTTACTGTATCAGTagtctgtggaaaaaaaaagaaaaagaaaaacacttgagACTGGCCATAGAAAGACGTGGTGCAAATCAAACCAACACATTCTTGATCCCTACTCTTCTTGGCATTACTATTTCACTTTCTGAGAAGCCCTTTGGCAGCATTTTTCAATGCACTTCGTCAGAACCTCTTGCTGTCATTTTTCAAAGCACTTTGAAAGAACCTTTGGCATAGCTTTTGAACTCTCTGGGTCTGGACTCCTTGGCGTCACTTGTTGACGTGCAGGGTAAAGCCACTTAGGGTAAgtaaaggtcgtgggtggggttaaaaCATGTTAGTTTAAGGACACGCAAGATAAGAATGGGACACGAAGCCTGGCCTCCTGGGTGatagtcctgtgttgtttgggttaaaacatgTACTTTAAAGTGACATGTAGGACCAGTAGGGACAAGAACCCCAGTCTCCTCTGTGatagtcctgtgtttgtttgtgttaaaacATCTACGTTTAAgagacaagaacgggacacaaaccccagtctcctgtgtttgtttgggttaaaacatgTACTTTGaagtgacacgtgggacaagtAGGGACAAGAACCCCGGTcacctgggtgaaagtccctaTGTTGTTTGATCTATCCCCCACCTGCGCAGatttttaagtatttaaaaCTACCCCCTATCATTGGCGCTCTCATCCTACATCATCTTAAGTCACTGCGGTCAAGATGCTGCTATGCCTGAGGCCCCCAGGAAGTGTGGCGGGCTTTGAAGTAAATTGAACAATAGTGGACCAACGGTGGAATTGCAACTCTGGTCTGTCAGGCAAGACGCTCCAGTGTGTTTTCACTGATACTTGGCAACAGATGCATCTGTAAATCAGAAGTAAAATcaaatccatttttattttttttgagcgTCACAATCCCAACGAAGTGACTCCTATCACTATTATTGATTATTAATTTGATCCATTTGGTCTGATAGCATTTGTAATGTCTATAAGAGCCGCATCATTAGCCTAAATGATTTAATCCTCATTCAAGTTAGCGTAGTGCTAAACCAGAAGTAGCTGACTCAGCCGGTGGAGGTCTCTAGTGCACCTGCTCTATGGTCCGCACAGTGTGAAAGTGGCGCCGATCATCCCGTTAATTTTGGACTCGATGAAGGCTTTatgcgccactgagcaactctcataggaatgaacgGGCCTCCGCCTCATACGGGCATtgtgcgtcggtatctgactcTGAGGGCCACTGACCAGGCGTCAGTATTTGAGGAGTTGGGAGTGAGGAAGGCTTGATCAAACACAAAGGTTACACCAAGCTGATGAATTACCTGATTGCCTTCAGAAGATCCATCCGTTGCCTCTGAAGAAACAAAGAGAAGTAAATTTCAGTTACTGCAGAATGTAACCGAATGTGTTTGTTATTCTGCTGCAGAGATACAGCTGATCAGTACGGTTTGAAATACCTGTGGAGTCTTTCCTCTGACTCTTGCAAAGTTTCCATATAAGGAGGAGTGCCACAGTCCCCAGAATGATGTTTGACAGCATCAGAGCAATCACAGTGGGACTCAGTTCAGATAGTTTGGTGACAGCATTTTCTGcagaagaaaataaacagtgCTTAGTTTGAACACAAATAACTAGCAGTGCAATattctccatttaaaaaaaatttgacattTGAGTTACATATTCTCTTTAGGTCACTTACTGTTGACAATATCCTGCAGTATTCAATATATATAAAGGGTCAGTTTACCCAAAGTGCAGAAAACATTCCCCTATACATATGGTATAAAGCCTTAAAAAAAGGTTTGGTTTATTTAGGATAGCTGTCACCTCATGTCAATACAGCAGCATAGTATTCCAAAAGATTGCATTCCGTCACAAGAgacttaagttttttttaaaagtaatcttgaatatttaaatataacTGTGTTATTGTTGCCTTACCCTGACCATTCATTACCCATAGTTTATTTGCCATAACCCCAATTTTTCCCAAACCTTAACCATACCGTAATAGTGGAGCGGCTAAGTGATATAATCGTTCAGTTTATGATACAAGTGTGAAAATTGGCATGAGCAGTCTCCATGGGTCACTTGACAAGAAAATTGTCCGAGCCACTTGAAATTTCAAGATGGCGGCCATTTTTCAAGATGGCGGACACCTTAGTGGAGCAGCTAAGTGATATAGTGGTTTATTTGGTGATACAAGCATGAAAATTGGCATGAGCAGTCTCTGATGGTCACTAGACAATAAGCCACCTACAGCTACTTGAAATTTCAAGATGGCGGCCATTTTTCAAGATGGCCACCATCCAGTGAAGCAATTAGGCTTAAGAAATCATTTAGTTGGTGATACAAGCATGAAAATTGCCATGAGCTGTCTCAAAGGGTCATTTTTTTTAGATAgacatttattgatcctttcggaaattcatcttgcaccatacagctcatcaaatagacagacaacagaccataaccaacagacaacaacaaaaccacCAACCCCTCCTGCCTCTCCACACAACCCTAATACACAATCCCAAATATCTCCACATCATACACAAATAGCAAAGTGCAATGTCATTAGCACCAATGGGCTATCAACAATAAAGTGCATCATAGCGTTTTGGTATTATACAAACGTTCAATATTATTACCCAAAAAGGGTCAAGTTATTTTCCCTAATTTATTCAGTAATGTAATGCTGGTAGGAATGAATGATTTGCGAGCCCGGTTGGTTTGTAAGGATGGCACCCTATATCTTCTGCCTGATGGCAGCACCTCATACGCCTGAAATAGGGGATGTAACCCATCACCACAAATAGCTTGCCCTTTCCTCACTACCCTAGCTTCGCAAATTGTGGTCAAAGAACTTAACTGAAGTCCAGCAATCCTGCTGGCCATGTTAACTATCCGGtgtaatttacttttatttatcacTGACAAAGACAAGTACCAGGCAATGGAGCAGAAAGTCAAAATACTCTCAACAAAAGAGCGATAGAAAAGGACCATCATGTCTTTCTCTATTCTGAACTGTCTCAGCTTCCGCATAAAATACAAtcgctgcagatcctctttatAGATGGCATCAGTGTTGGTGTTCCATGATAGCTTAGCATCTATTATTGTCCCTAAGTATTTATACTCCTCTACCACTTCAATCCCTTGCGCCTCTATAATCATCTGCTGGTGGGTCGAGCTCCCACTTCTAAAGTCAAATATCATTtctttagttttgtttgtgtttaacagAAGACAACTGGACCTGCACCATTCTATAAACTGATCAACCCAAGCCCGGTAGTTGGTTTCATCGTTGTCCCGTATCAAACCTATAATCGCTGTATCATCGGCAAATTTAATGGTAACATGTTCCTGTGTGTTACTCCTGCATTCATTTGTGTACAGGGTAAATAAGACTGGGGAGATTGTACTTTCTTGTGGAGACCCTGTGTTTGTGATAATAGGAGAGGATACGGCTTCATTTACCCTGACACACTGCACTCGGTCAGTCAGAAAGGACTCAACCCATCTGATGAAGTCACTATGCACTCCCAACCGCAATAGCCTCTCCATCATAATGTGAGGCCTAATGTTGTTGAAAGCGGATGAGAAGTCCATAAATAACACACGTACATATCGTTTGGGCTGATCAAGATGACAATAAATATTATGGAGCATATACAATAGGGCGTCATCAGTTCCCCTTTCTGTCCTGTATGCAAATTGTAGAGGGTCAATCACCCTTTGCACATCTCCTAGAACATGTTTTAGGATAATCTTCTCAAGACTTTTTATTACAATTGATGTTAGGGCAACTGGACGATAGTCATTTAAGGTTGAGGGTTTTGCCACTTTTGGTACTGGCACTATCAGTGAGGTTTTCCAGGCCTTTGGAACGTAATGTGTGTCAAGAGACATTTGAAAAAGCTGCCCAAATATAGGGCTAAGTTGTTCCCTATACTCCTTTAAGATCCTTCCTCTAATCTTATCAGGACCAGCTGCCTTTTTTGAATCAATCTTTTTGAAGATTCTATGCACCTCCTCAGTTGTTACAACCAGGGGAGGGCCACCATGAAGATGTTGTCTGATAGAATTACGCTCTAAGGAGAAATCTAATGTATCAAATCTTgcataaaaagtatttaattcaTTTGCAAGGGTTACATCATCTCCATTTGTGTTAATGTGCCTTCTCCTCACCTCCTTCCCTATCATTGTGTACATCCCTTGCCATGCCTGTTTTAAGTCATTACCCCTCATTTTCGCCTCAATCTGTAATTTATATTTATGCTTACACATATTAGTTAGATGCCTTATTTCCCTTTTGTACAACCTTCATCTGGGCCATATTCCCTTGTTAATAAACTTCCTTTTTAGTGCTACTTTGAGTTCTTTATTTACCCATGGTTTGTCGTTGGGAAAAACTCTAATGCATTTGTCTGGAATGACACAGTCCACACAAAACTGAATATAATCGGTCACCACGGAGTTTAATTCCTCCAGATCCCTGCAAGTGTCAAAGAAGGTGTCCCATATTGTACAGTCAAAACAGCCTTTAAGGCTCTCAATCGCCTCGTCGCTCCACTTCTTAATTGTCTTAATTTCGGGCTTGCTGGATTTAAACTTCTGTTTGTAATACGGAACAAGATGAATCACATTATGGTCGGAATCCCCCAGTGGCGGTTTTGCATAGCCCTTATAAGCCTCTTTAATGTTCCCAAAGCATAAGTCAAGGGTTTTTTCTCCTCTCGTGGGACAGTCGACATATTGATAGTAGTTAGGCAGGACTTTTTTTATAGAACAACCATTGAAATCTCCAAGTATAAATTTGGGCGCATCAGGTGCGATATTTTCTAGCTTGGCCACTGTGTCATAAATTATACTTGCCGCGATCTTGGTGTTAGCACGGGGATGGATATATACAACAGTGACAAACACTTGTCCAAATTCCCTGGGCAGATAATAAGGCCTAAATGACAGGGATAAAAGTTCAATATCCTCCGAACAATGAGTCTCTGAGTGTGACATTATTACACCACTCCTGGTTAAAGTAAACACACACTCGGCCCGTCACCTGTGGATCACGGTCCAA
It encodes the following:
- the LOC120573555 gene encoding uncharacterized protein LOC120573555, producing MAHMTTSKPSSLHFYSPNAGESVTLPCVCDDDAMAVMYHWYKQTLGQKPKLMSTFYRHNDDGTFQDEFNNNPRFSLTKVKDKYHLKVSDLQISDSATYYCVGSNLYDFEFCEGTTVNVKGSGLNVPATVHQSSSESIQPGGSVTLNCTVHTGTCNGEHSVYWFKNSEESQPGLIYTHGGRTDQCERKPNTQTHTCVYNLPMKSLNLSHETYYCAVASCGYILFGDGTKLDLEDEVDSPVWVYLLSAALAFTTILSVLLAFSVYKVNKRSCQCTECNVTFSATSTPNIALREDADNLHYAL